The following coding sequences are from one Lolium rigidum isolate FL_2022 chromosome 6, APGP_CSIRO_Lrig_0.1, whole genome shotgun sequence window:
- the LOC124662118 gene encoding rho GTPase-activating protein 5-like, translating to MDIGAGGGGSGGKEVDQVAGGSEQPQQRMKIGWPTEVRHVAHVTFDRFHGFRGVPAELQPEPALAKAPSASKTAFGVSTESMQCAHDSRGNSVPSILLHLQRRLYDQGGLATEGIFRVAADGAQEQRVRQHLDLAGTIPDADDDGAAVDVHCLAGLIKAWFRELPGGLLDALPEEEVARCTTAEEAGRLCGKLEPAKAALLDWAVQLMADVASEEGRNRMGARNVAMVFAPNMTQAADPLTALKYAVQVMNFLNQLIERALRQRREQAAFRELPLVTVLPLVTATPPLRPGRADHGGHIFRVAADGAQEQRVRHNLCLAGTIPDDEDDDGGTAVDVHCLAGLIKAFQKRKSKFVKLALGFSHVQTVDPLTALKYAVQVMNFLILLIERALRQRRQQAASGAAKLMS from the exons ATGGACAttggggccggcggcggcggtagcgGCGGCAAGGAGGTGGATCAGGTCGCCGGCGGCAGCGAGCAGCCGCAGCAGAGGATGAAGATCGGGTGGCCAACCGAAGTGCGCCACGTCGCCCACGTCACCTTTGACCGCTTCCACGGCTTCCGCGGCGTGCCCGCCGAGCTCCAGCCCGAGCCCGCCCTCGCCAAGGCCCCCAGCGCAAG CAAGACGGCGTTCGGCGTGTCGACGGAGTCGATGCAGTGCGCGCACGACTCCCGTGGCAACAGCGTCCCGTCCATCCTGCTCCACCTGCAGCGCCGCCTCTACGACCAGGGCGGGCTGGCCACGGAGGGCATCTTCCGCGTGGCCGCCGACGGCGCCCAGGAGCAGCGCGTCCGGCAGCACCTCGACCTCGCCGGCACCATccccgacgccgacgacgacggcgccgcgGTGGACGTGCACTGCCTGGCGGGGCTCATCAAGGCGTGGTTCAGGGAGCTCCCCGGCGGCCTGCTGGACGCGCTGCCAGAGGAGGAGGTGGCGCGGTGCacgacggcggaggaggccgggaggCTCTGCGGGAAACTTGAGCCGGCCAAGGCGGCGCTGCTCGACTGGGCCGTGCAGCTCATGGCGGACGTGGCGAGCGAGGAGGGGCGGAACCGCATGGGCGCGCGCAACGTCGCCATGGTCTTCGCGCCCAACATGACACAG GCGGCGGATCCTCTGACGGCGCTCAAGTACGCGGTGCAGGTGATGAACTTCCTCAACCAGCTCATCGAGCGAGCGCTCCGGCAAAGACGAGAACAAGCAGCG TTTCGTGAATTGCCTTTGGTAACTGTGCTGCCTTTGGTAACTGCAACGCCGCCTCTACGACCAGGGCGGGCTGACCACGGGGGGCACATCTTCCGCGTGGCCGCCGACGGCGCCCAGGAGCAGCGCGTCAGGCACAACCTCTGCCTCGCCGGCACCATccctgacgacgaagacgacgacggcggcaccgCCGTGGACGTGCACTGCCTGGCCGGGCTCATCAAAGCATTCCAAAAAAGAAAATCAAAGTTCGTCAAACTTGCGTTGGGTTTCAGTCATGTTCAG ACGGTTGATCCTCTGACGGCGCTCAAGTACGCGGTGCAGGTGATGAACTTCCTGATCCTTCTCATCGAGCGAGCGCTCCGACAAAGACGACAACAAGCAGCATCAGGAGCAGCCAAACTGATGAGCTGA